Within Styela clava chromosome 8, kaStyClav1.hap1.2, whole genome shotgun sequence, the genomic segment CAATGaagcaaaatttaaattatttttatgcaaCGAAGGAATATGTACAAAAAAAGTTACCCCCACGTACGCTGCGCCATTCCGACATGATAAAAATTCCATCGTCTTCCACCCAACTTTCTTGCTAGTGTTGTCACACAACCCCTCCGTCTGGATACCCAATTCTCGATTTTTTCAGAAAAGCCAGATATGGTCGAATAATCGACGAAGTTTTGCTTTGTAAAACGCCTTTTCTAAAGACCAAATTTGactggaaaattattttaatttatttttatggctGTTGGACTACTACGTTGCATAATGATTTTTAATACTACACTACTGATATTATCtattcggtgaccgtacatttgaacccatgtgtaatccgcgggttcaatctatatgggGGTgttaaaacccatgggttagggttagtatgggttcaaatatccgcaaaacaaacaaaaaattccaTATAGGTGCAtaagtatgcaggtgcaattgtcgtgggttcaaagtACGGAAACCATCTATTCAACCGGAATCGGGTACGTTCCTTTATTACGCTTCCTTTTAAAGAGCTCGGATATTGTTATCAAAATGATCTTATTGCCAATATTTAATACTATAGAACCGTGCCAGAAATAAACATTAGTCAGTCATTAGGcatttattgaatatattacaCAATTTCAAACATAGTCGCTTGCGCTGCATTCAAAAATGCCAGACGATGCCACATCAGAGACATGAACTTGTTCATTATTTAGATGTAAATTTAATAGAAAATGATAGTTTTACGATGCAAACTGTTCTAGAACCAAATTTTTCTCAACGTTGTGTGTGTTACACGAAAATTATGGAATCAGTAAGTACATCTCAGGTGGTTATTTACCCGGAGAGTAGAAAGACTTTTTCCAACTTTTATCTTATTTAGTTCTTAGCAAACTTCGACATAAATTTGACAACATTGTATCTAGGACTACTTATTCCAGTCAAACCTGTTTTCCGTGAAGCATGTATGACAATTAAGTTTTTTGTCGCAATTGAACAACGAACCGCACGTAGGAACATTCCAGCTATATAGTATTTCGCAAATTACCTTAAAGTTTAACTTTTTCTGCAAACTATATCATTCACCTTCTACAACTGATCAAAGGATGTATAGGTAATATCATTAATTTAACTACTTACTAACATACTAATTTAACATTTAAGGTATTATTCAAGCAAGTGCAGATATAGGGTTATCATTTCCTAAGCACTACTAATTCTAGGCCAATCAATACCTTGGCAGAATTTACCTCTATTATCCTTCTATATCGAGTATTACAATTGTCTGTGGAGGACAGTAAAGTTATCATGCATTATTAAATAAGTTTTTGTGGCATCCTAACAGGAATATCGGTATCTTGGGTGCGGTTAATACCGTCAAACTGCACTCTCGCGTAAATACACCCCTAGTACTAAAACATCGTATCTTTCCTCTGGCTTTATCCTCCTACTCAAGTGTTTGTTCATATATTTATAAGTTTATATGAATTATAAAAGGTCGACAAGGCCGTCGATCATAATTTCAATGTGAATTAGTGGATTGTCACGTTCACGTTGTCTTTGCTAAAATATCTATCTTTTAAAATAAGTATAATTTTTCAGTAAAACATTCCAGAATCGAAAGTATttgcaaataatatttgaacaaGTCGGACGTAACTTTCTCTGTTCATGCATGATTGCAACTCTAACACGACGGCGGGGATCCTTTTTAAAGCAGTTTAGGTTTCTGAAATTTGGAGAAGTGCACTCCAGGAACAAATGAATATTCATGACGTTGTAGTTAACGGCAATATACGGAGCCAACAAATTGTTTTTCGGACAAGATGAACGAGCGTAATGGACACTTAGTAGCCTACATTTTCAGATATTGCCCAACTATGATACGCCGttggataatatttttatactacGAGTTTGGAGGAATAATTGTGCATTGTGCAACATGCGAACAATGGCTAAACTATGTTCAATTAGGTTTTGCTAAGGCAAAAAATTCGACAAATTTAGTTGATAGTTTGCATTACCCAAactgttttatttgtatataaatgttAGTTCCCTAGGACTTATAGGTAGTAACAGGGTGAGATTCACTTTACCACAAGTTAACTGCTTACCCTTTTGTAATCGACACTCTATTTGAACACGAGCGCGTTTGAAACTGAAACTGCAAGCTTGAAGTAGAATAATTTTAGTCCAATCTGTATGagccaaaaattaaaataactaaTTCAATCGAATAAATTTATTCTCTTTTCAAAGTATTGTCCAACATATCCCGCATAAGTGGCGATGCTTGGAATAATTGAACTCAGTTAAAACTCAAGAATTCATTCCAAACTGATCTGAAATATCCTGCTATGCATCCAGATTGACTGGTTGATTTTATACCAAAAACGGAGGATTACTTGAGCTCAATCTTTGCGTAATTCAAGTAATCCTCAGGATTACTAACGTCAGATAGAAGCCAAATACAACCGTCCATCGATTGATTGATAGAATTGTGAATgtctgtttatttttattaagaaATAGGAAAACAACAGGAATGTTAACGAAAacacacatttttttttattttctatctGAATCCACCGTCATAtatgtattgtaaatttttcaaaaataaaacaaaagacTACTTGTTTTTTCGATATGTCGATGAATGATCTCAAAGACATGACATATCGCCAAGATGAAACAGTTCAGGTCCTGAATCATGTATACTGTGTAGTATATTGTGTTGAAAGTTATTAGATAAGAAACTTATGTAAAAGTCTAAAGTAACCAAGTATGGATCGATTGACATTATATGCTTATTAGTCATCGAGAACATCTGTAACTTTAGAGAATTGAATAAATACTAAAAATTCGTTATGTGATTTTTAGAACGTAGTGATAACTGAGACAGATGGCAGGTGGCACATTTTTGGCTTAATGTAATCTGTACGCCATCTATTGGTGCGGTTTTTCTCGCGATACCCACGTGTGTCACCCTACACCCACGTATACGACTTGTAGTAATTGTAATCTTTCGGGTTCTGACAATTCTGGAATTTTATGccattgctacattttatagaaTGAGGAGGCTATAGAAGGTGGCGTATTCACGTTTCATCATAGTCATGCGTTTTTAATCTAAAATTTATCTCTAAAATTACAATACTGTGAATGTTGAAATGAAAAGATATAAATGATTCACAAGTGCGAAACAAAGGTTTAACAGCGAATGCTCCCTGTCCATTACACAGCAATGAATGGTCGTataattcaatcatattttatttgcaaattaaaaACGACAATATTAAAAAGTTTACACAAAAGATGAAAAGCAAAATAGCATAtggcaaaataatttttaattaaaaaatgtatAACTCTAGCGCGATATGTGGAAACAgcaaacaaatataaatgacATACAGGTGCTTCGTAAATTGCGTATCATAACTTGGCTTGGATTTCGTGATAAAAGAAGCATGTGTGACCAAGTGAATTGTCTTGCAGAATATATACGGAACTTGAGCAAATTCCATTCTTGACATAAAATGATAGGAAATCAGCTTTGACTTGATTTGTTTTGTAGTTTTTTTAGTTAAATTTGCCTCGAAGTTTCTATGAAAAACTTCTTCGTTAAGTTGCTCTTTTGAGTCTTCGCAATCATGTCTGTAACTAATCAATATAAAATGGCTTACACTGAAGAACGAAGGTAAATTGACTACAGTCAAATTGTCAAAACATTTGACAAAATAgttgaaatttacatcaaatATTAAGTCTCATAAGAAtcacaaaaaattgaatagataTGATAGAAATGAAAAATGGCCTTCTAACGGTGTCAACCATAATCAATTActagaaatttgaaatcgattggtCCAATAGTTGTAAAGGCGCATGATTTTTTCAGCAACAACATCAATTTAGCAAAATGACCCATGTCTTCATTTTGCATATATTCCAGAATATATTATTAGTTTTactataatttcatatttgttaTCTGGTAAAGGAGGGAAGTTTGTctacaatataaatattctgatttgtatttttaattacaatattcatgtaattcaaatatttgtcttatgaaaattatttgatacgtttattttatttaatgtcgttgttcgaatattgacagtTTGTTGCTTGCAAAGgtaaaaataagtaaatatgTCAAACCTCGACTTCACTTTTTCTTCCATTGATTATGCGTTGTTTGGAATTACTCTTGGATTAACATTCATCATTGGAATATACTATGCTTATCgcggaaaaaaacaaaaaacaagcaaTAAATCCAATGACTATCTTAATGCTACCAAGTGAGTATGATTGAACCTTTAAAGTGAACACTCAGACCATttgaaataatgatattttaaatacagATCCATGGCATTTTTCCCTGTAGCGATATCTTTATGCGTCACCTACCAATCTTCATCGTACCTTCTTGCCATTCCCACGGAAGTATACTTGTATGGTTCTATAGTTATCTGGTGAGTGATATTTTTCTACCTTTACTTCTCTTTTCGGTCGTCAGTAAAATATAAGGGATATCCAATTTGGATCAAAATACTGCCTAAATGTTTTGTTTCACtcctgtttattttttttttcagattttgctTTGTTCatcttttcaatattgatattaGGCATTTGAATAAACTGAGCTCCGGTATACTATGTAATTCTTTGAATTTCAGGTCCATTGTCGTTACGATAGTAGCACCTATATTCGTAGGCTTAATTTTCGTTCCAACCTACTTCAGGTGCGGGGTGACATGCGTACATGAGgtgaatattgtttgtttatgtgATATTTGAGTAGTAGACTTCAGCTACCTGCTATTCTTTTATCTTAGCAACATAGTGTATTTCTGTTTCCACTCCATGATATTTGTAGCCTActcgtttttttttgcataaatgTGTTTTAACAAATTcacattgcttttattttattgcaatattttctgtattttcagTATCTGAGATTGAGATTCAATCGTCGTATGCAAGTCATCGGTGCTGTGGCTTTCCTGTCTTCATCAACAATATTTTCCGCGATTTCAATATACGCACCCGCTCTGGCAATTGAAGCTGGTAAATttaattacaataaaacaatCAATTACGTGTGTCCTGTACCTTGAACTGTATTTTGATTTTTGCTTGGCCGCTTCCATTGTCTTGCCATTTTTGGCCATGtttaacaatattatttttcgtaCATTTGTGTTGCATGTCTAATTGGTTTGTGGATTTGGAGTCTGCTATTTCATTGTAGATGTAAAGAAGACGGCGAGGGAAAAATTGATGAGAAATTGTATAAATAACTAAATGACAAAAGAAATTAACTCGGATTAGTTCCGGTTAAAATCCGATAAATGTTCATAATCACAAAAAATGGGAGATATACACTAAATAAAAAACAGGGACGTTTCAATAATAATGCTATTTTGAGCCTTTGTGCAAAGAAGGGAAACGTATATACAACTTGTTGTAATTCTTAACCCAATACGATAAACATACTCGGTACAACTGTCTTCAATGAATGGATAAGGGTACAACCATTATCATGACGAGAGTCGACATATAACAATGATATGATTTTTTCCTCTCTTTCcttgtattaatatttttatacgtAAAACTTCTACCTGAaagacaaaattgaaaacatttaaCAATTGCTTGCTGTTTAGTTACTGGATTAAGTCTGTGGACGAGCATAATCACCTGTGGAATAATATGTACGGCATACACAACCTTGGTGGGTATTCAGATattgaaagcatttttattgtttcgttTATCCATCCTCCCTAAACCAAACACTTGTTATGATTTTTTCAATCAgtcattattcaaatttttatattatacaataattaattaataagaAGAATATACGTTTACAATTAGAATATTATGATAAtgcatttcaaattattttattggaaATGTTGAAGTTTATCCgatattgaaataaacaaacCCCAACACCAAAAATAATAGGTTGCATATGTGTTTTAATTAATCCAGGGCGGCCTCAGAGGTGTAATTTGGAGCGACGTGTttttatcattcattttatATGGAGGTATCTTGGCAATTTTGATTAAAGGCACCCAAGTCAGTGGAGGAATATCTGAAGTATGGAAAGTTGCCGTTGAAGATGGAAGATTTGATATATTTAAGTAAGTTTCTGTATAGaagtttttctatttatatttttgtaaccTCACCTAAGATATAAATTTAGGTTGCGGACCACATGTGGATATTTGAAAATACGGTGCATCATGAGGCATTGCTAATATGTCAGtgtttatttactttttattctaaataaaagcaataattTTCCGACACTGTACAGATATTATGAGAAGATCGCTGGACAGTGTGACACGtctgtatttttatattgtcaATCAATTTATAGATCATCCAATAATGATGTATCATGTTATCTTGGGTCAAGATGGTGTCCATAATATGATAAATCAACTCTGGGTTATTTGAAAATGAGGCTCCCGGTCGGAAATATTTTCGAACTTGTTTTCTCATTTGCAACGTCATGTGGGCCTACATCCGACACCTTGTTACAAGCACACAAACTTATACCGTTCATTTTAGCTTTGAAACCGATATCCGTATACGCCATACGTTTTGGTCAATTGTATTTGGTGGAATGGTTACCAATATAGCGGTCCTTGGAACGTCTGTAACGCCAGTCCAACGATACTTGAGTTGTAAGTCTACAAAAGAGGCTCAAAAGTATGTAGAATAATACCAATACGTAAactattttttacaaatattgtaAAGTGTTGTCATTCGATACAAGTGGTATTCAACCACGTTATTTCCATTAATAAAAAATGATCACTATGGACTACGATGGCAACAAATGTAAATATCCCgctctaaaataatatttcagatagGCTACTGCGGTATTGAAACTTTACAGATAAAATTATCGTATGGAAATAAATGATAACATTACATAAAATATACTGCACATATATGATGAGAtacatatatatcaaaaattgtcaaaaacgTTTTTAATGGCACAAGAAATGGAGATGGAAAACAAAATGAAGATTACAAAAGTtagattttaacaaaaaatactttaatcaTCCATACTGCTTTCTGATTAATTTACAATACAGATCAATGTGTATCAACATCattggacaaatatttttggatttgattGTTATTCTTCTTGGACTGATTATTTACAGTACATTCCGTGGGTGTGACCCCATAGGGCAGCAATGCATTCAAAAAGCGGACCAGGTAGATCTTGACTAACACGAtgcatcattttatttttattggacCCATGGATCGTTTTGTAATTATGTTGTCgttcttgttagtattctaCATGCTGTTGATattgttgttgtaaaaaaagctgaactactggaccaatcgctttgaaatttttagtagCTAACGCTTGCTGTTTTCGCTAGAATGCTATTTATTTGTTTAAGACATTTCCGTAGGTTATATGGAATTTGCTTTTCctttccatttttttgtgatgactaatcaaaattaaaaaatgcgcACTGTGCCGTGGTTTCATAGATCTCGTGGTTCACCCTACCGGTACTGTGGAAGATTTAATGATAATTCATTTCGCCCTTTGTATCCGTATACTTGGGAATTGCTTTCTTGCATTGTTATATCGATTCAAAATCTCATATTTCTAACAAGCTTGTAATAGAAAACTAAGTTACAATTGTTTCATTCAGATTCTACCTTTAGCAGTAATGAAACTGTTTTACGACATTCCTGGTATTCCAGGATTGTTTCTGTCTGCCATTTTAGCTGCAGCGTTGAGGTAAATtagcattattattattacttaaaATAATTTGATGACTGCCATGCACTCAAGACACTTTGCCTTGCACCGATGATGAGACATTGATGCTTACAAATACCAATCAACAAATCTCATTTAGTAAGTTTGAAATAACATACTCGTGGGAAGTGGTTCTATTTTTGTACATGCTGTATTCTTCTGAATACAAGAATATACTGACACGATAGTGCACCGTCTATCGTGGTGTAGAAAAAAAATCTAAGCCACCTACACTGAAATCTGCTACATGATCATGCAAATGCTTCGACTCGAGATTACAAGTCAAGtcaaattaattaaaatgaaacagcaTGGTTTTCGTCAAAtagaaatctgaaaaatatgacaacaacaacaaattacCAAATCAATTTAGGTACTCGCCTCGCCCTCACAAGTTGAATAGATTCGTATGGGCAATAATGCATTGTCACTATTGGGTGCTCACAATTCTTTTTCTGCTTTGAAACTACAGCCGGTTATTTTGACCAGACTATCAACTTGGTGCTACTACTAGTAGATATTGCTACCATACAGTTTTACAGGGAAGTTAAAAAAGATTAGTCCAGCGAAgatttttttggcatttttgccATTGTCACCAACAGCAATGAAATTTTATAGAAACAATACATAAGACCACTCAAGGTCAGAAATCGAAAGCTATCTCACGCATATCGTTAAAATCAATTACAATCCACATTTCAGTACGATCTCATCCTCAATCAATTCTTTAGCAGCAGCAACAATGGATAACATGGTGAAACCTTTCACACAATACAGCGATAGAACGTACTTGTTCGTATCAAAAggtaataaacaataaaaaagtggacctcctgaagtatgcgctccaagatggcggacaacctgaaatcaggttgtgtaccaggttcaggttatgcgacatcttggtgcgcatacttcaggtgtACCAAAAAAGTAATCTGATAAGTAAACATTATAGAAGtgttttatttctgaatttaGATTTGCCTCCATAAATAAATCTTAAGTCTCATCTTTTTTTCAATGATGCGGGTCATGCTAAAGATAATTTCAACATCATTGCCAAgtttcatcaaataaaatatatttatttaggggtagtatttttctttggaatcgtTGCTGTGGGATTTGCTGCCTTGATGACATACACGACAGAATTGTTCGAAATCTCTACAAGTTTATTTTCGCTCACTCTCGGACCGATATTGGGAATGTACACACTGGCTATGCAATTCCCATTTGTCAACTGGATGGTATGAATGTTTGGCGAAAAGTTGATAATTTTAACTGGACGCAATGTAGACGAATTTTAGCTTCAAACaacaattttataataaaaatttcgtTATAAATGTCTTTACACAAATACAGATAACGGAGTGATTATAGCATATGTGATTTCATCATAGAGTGAATAATAATGTGAATTTTTATACGTATGTTTATTATGTAGCAATTGGTAGTGAAAAAATGTAACGCCCGCTCGGTCTTTAAAAGTGAATCAGACAATAATTAAatcataaattatatttcaagaaatatataatattttgatcGAAATCTTGTTAAAAAGTTAATCTATATTCTTTTTGGGTACAAGGGTGCTGCTGGTGGCTTGCTTTGTGGAATCGCGTCAACAACGTGGGTGTTCCTTGGAAAACAGTCTATAAGACAATCAAATGAATTTGTTCGACGTTTATCGTTATCTACTGATCTCTGTAATGCTTCGTGCATATTACAAGCTGGCGAAACCAACTTTACTACACTTATTTATTCAACCCCCGATGCAACTATTGTTAATGAAATAAGCTCGGTTGCAGATCAGGGTGTCATGTTCGATGACAATGTTCCTTTCTATACCATTTCATATCGATATCTTTCGGCGGTTGGGTTATTAGCATGCTTGATCAGCGGCATCGTCATCAGCCTTCTTACATGTGAGTTTGTTTACATTGTACATTTGTATAGGACATAGTCACCCTTGCGGTATGAATCGATACATATTGATTGATGCTCGACACGAAAGGTTACTTCAAGTCAAATATTTTGCTCATTTTTGTGTGATAATATTCCAAAGTTTCTTTTATACCAGGTGGTTGGAAAGACAGGCACAATGTTGATCCAAAACTACTGAGGCCTTTCTTTGACCTCTGGATATTTCGTTGCTGGATTCCTGCTAATGTACGGAGATTTCTTCGGTTTGGAATTGATTGGAGTGAAGATGACGACGATATGGTGTACGATATACAGGAGAACAAGGAAATATCAGAAGTATGCATGATTTTTATGTTCATTTTTTATTCctcaaattaaaatgaattttaaatgtcTAGCGGCCAGGAGATCACTTTCTGTAATGCTCACAGCACATTGTGCtttgagatttcacagttttgGCTGCAAAGCCGTGGGTTTtacattgttatgtcacaaCAACACAAGATCAACTcaactgccatccaagtaccccttcCCGTGAACCCAGATATGATGTGAAGGCGGGCTTGGGGTTATTAGGCTAAAATACTGTTTTCCGGAACCGAAAACAAAATAAGTAATTAGAAGTATATTACCCAACTCATGTTTAATATGACGCAAAATTTGCGTGGTGTCTTAGTCACCATTGTCGAAGTCAAGTCTATACGATGGAAagataaaaaatgtaattttcaaCCGCGTGGGATAATAAGAATATTCCGGTATAAACAGAGTAACGGATATAGATGGTATCTGTTGCGACGTAGCTAAGTATATATAGAATAAGGAGATGAACCATCTGGATCCCTCTTTGCGAGTTTTAAATGGCGTACGGATAATTGGCAGCTTTTTGCcagtaataaaatatagatGAAAATATGGCCAatgcaaattcattttttacacagaacaaaaaacaaatctgCTCTTTCAAAGTGGATGATCACGAAAAGAAGTTTTGCAATGGAAGTTTCAGTAACGAAGATAAcgtttctattaattttacCAAATTGTAATAGTATGCTCTCGCACAAGCAATGAGGAGAAGTGCTATCATAATAATTGCTCATTACAGTATTTAACTTAAGTAGAAACTGTTGCTTAGGACGTAGCAAATCAACTTGGTTCATTGGATTTTACTTTAATATTCATCGTCACCAGTTTATTTTTGCCTACAATCCTCCAATCTCAGATTCTATAACAGACAtaggcaaactacggcccgtgggccaaatccgccCCGTTGGGtagttcaatctggcccgctcgatgctgccacaaccaaactaaaaccaaattttgatgttgagCTAAAAATACCTCAAGGAATTTTTTGACATtaagattaaatttagttttggcacgaagcTCATTGTTTTTTACCTTTGTAACAGTGTAAATAATATTCATGAAATGtgacttttacgtcacacttacatggcccaccagtctaGGTAGGCAAATGTTTTGGCTCTTGGTCCAAAAAAACTGCCCACCCTTATTCTATGAGGTGAATTCCAAAATGCAGTCATTGTCACATGCAACCTTTTAAAATGACCATACTATACAAGTAGTTATaatattgattgaaaatattaatattgattgtaatgcacaataatttgtttattatttttaattaacgtGGATCCATGTGTGCTTTTCCAATTATATTCATGCACTATCACGCTTCTTTTATTACTGATTGCATACCAAGTATTAATATGGATCGTTCTAACAATTTGTTGTTGCTCTTTAAAAAAATCGAACGAACTGATCGTCTTTCACTTCTTAAATATAGTTGTAGCAGTTGAAAatcgattatttatttatttattttttcttctgaGCCCTGTGTAGCTTAATATTTCACCCAAATTTTTCTCACGTTTGCGAATATTgcgattatttatttatattgtcgATCGTGACTATTTTCGATTCAGGACCAGAGTATAATCTCCCCCGATTTCCTGTTTTAAATGCAATAGCTTTGGCCACGCAGCTACGAATTACTGTTGTATAGTTTGCAACACCAAGTGCAGCAAAAACCACGAATACCATAAATGTGTTTTCAAACCCCAAATCGTAGATAATTCGTAGACAAAAAGGCAACACTGTAAATATGGTGGATGTAAAGCATACAAATAGGAAAGGTTAAAAAAATGGCAAATACCGAACTTCGTTTAATGATTTTCCAATTATTACCAGTAAATTTCCTTTATTAAAATCACTCTTTTTTATCAACCGATTTGAAGGCTCCAGTATTGAACAAGTAAGAGCAGAAAAAGACGCATTCCAGTTTTTTGCTTTTATCGCCGAAGTTAAtaataattcatatatatatatatacaagcaAACGATATCAAACCAAAA encodes:
- the LOC120346180 gene encoding sodium-coupled monocarboxylate transporter 1-like, with the translated sequence MSNLDFTFSSIDYALFGITLGLTFIIGIYYAYRGKKQKTSNKSNDYLNATKSMAFFPVAISLCVTYQSSSYLLAIPTEVYLYGSIVIWSIVVTIVAPIFVGLIFVPTYFRCGVTCVHEYLRLRFNRRMQVIGAVAFLSSSTIFSAISIYAPALAIEAVTGLSLWTSIITCGIICTAYTTLGGLRGVIWSDVFLSFILYGGILAILIKGTQVSGGISEVWKVAVEDGRFDIFNFETDIRIRHTFWSIVFGGMVTNIAVLGTSVTPVQRYLSCKSTKEAQKSMCINIIGQIFLDLIVILLGLIIYSTFRGCDPIGQQCIQKADQILPLAVMKLFYDIPGIPGLFLSAILAAALSTISSSINSLAAATMDNMVKPFTQYSDRTYLFVSKGVVFFFGIVAVGFAALMTYTTELFEISTSLFSLTLGPILGMYTLAMQFPFVNWMGAAGGLLCGIASTTWVFLGKQSIRQSNEFVRRLSLSTDLCNASCILQAGETNFTTLIYSTPDATIVNEISSVADQGVMFDDNVPFYTISYRYLSAVGLLACLISGIVISLLTCGWKDRHNVDPKLLRPFFDLWIFRCWIPANVRRFLRFGIDWSEDDDDMVYDIQENKEISENKKQICSFKVDDHEKKFCNGSFSNEDNVSINFTKL